Genomic window (Kwoniella botswanensis chromosome 1, complete sequence):
TGGGCAGTATGCGTGAGTCATCGTCTGGTTTTAACCCAAATGAGCAATAAGGAAGAGggctgattgattgattgtaaCATAGATACCATGCTTGGGAGTCGTTGGCTATGGGCTACTTGTCGAAACTCTCGCCCAGGAGCATAAGGGAGAATGATAATTCCTTTAATAGGATGGTCAAGAAGTGAGTCGTACGCTTTCTATCCTCTAACAGCagagcttcttctttgaagaGACTTCAAGATCTATATGGTGTAACTCCACTACCATTTCCTAGATAAGCATGATGCTGACTTTCGATCAGATTTATCGGACCGGAGGACGATGAAGTGTATAAAAGGTGGAAAGGGGGAGATTAGAATTGATACTATATCAATACGTAGTACATACGGATGCATACACTTCATAACGGCTGAATACCTACCTTGCGAGGTCGCATATGTCCTTTTATGGCTTATATATGCTATTGATGCTGTCGTCGACGATTCACCTCGTCTTGTAAGATAAGATGAAAATCCATGAATATCTGTCCGAGGTACGAGTATATCTCATTTGCCGAACGAGCATatttcaacttttttttGGACCTTTTCGTTCATCTCCATATTTCATCAAACTACATCGACATCATACTTCTCTCGACCTATCTATCTAGCTAGCTCATCCTCCCTTGACTGCATATCGACTCTCTCAATCACTTGTACTCTCTTCATTCCTGCTTCCGTCCATACGATCACCCGCgatgtcttcctcttccaccactcCTCCACCAGACCCAACCGAGCAGCCCGAGCAATCACGTTCCCCCGCATTCGAACGATGGCGGATATCCTTATCGAACTTCACAGGATTGGGTttgagtgaagaagagaaggaacgTAGGACgttggagaaggattggGACAAGTGTGAGAAGTATAAGAAGGATCTGATGACTAACAGTGAGTTGACATTTACATATCGATGTATGTATGGAGTATTgtatatgctgatgataaGATGATCGATAGGTCCAATGATAACATTCCTTCTGTCCCATCTCAAACATTCCGGGTGCGAATTCGACTCATCCTCTATCCAGTGTCATCCATGTCCCGAGACTCGTTCTGGTGGATTTTCACCCGATCATGGAATATTATTATGTCAAAATCGATTTTTCTCCAAGAAGCACATGGAAGATACGTTATCGCATGAATTGATACATGCCTTTGATCATTGTAGATTTAAGGTCGATTGGGGGAATTTGAGACATCACGCTTGttctgaggtgagtgaggagTCCAGATGAACGAGTGtgagcaggaggaggagggagggagCGAATCGGTTGGTGacggagaagagaaggacagTAATATCGTTACAAATGTGTATGGAAAGAACGAAAATTGGAGTAGATaatgagatggaaaggaaaTAATGCTGATTGCTTCAGTACAGATACGAGCTGCCAATTTATCAGGAGATTGTAGATGGACGAGAGAAGTGAAAAGGGGTTTTTACAGTTTCAACAAACAGCATCAGGTGGGTTCAATCTGATCCTTCAAGTGGAAGATATCACACTAAGAGAACCTGATCGATCTTTTCCTCCTCACCATATCTCTTCTGCATTACATGACACGCTTGTCGCTGATACTCCATATCCACTCGACCAACCAGGCATGTGTCAAACGTCGTGCGATCTTATCTGTCCTAGCGAACCCATCTTGCAAATCACCTGAAATGGCTGAAAAGGCAGTCAATGAAGTTTGGGAGAGTTGTTTCAAAGATACTAGACCGTTTGATGAGGTTTATTAGGGTGTTTGGACCTATTTCGAAAAAAAGAGAAGTTGGGTAGACATACGGATCATCATTTGATTGTTCAGAGGATATCAAGGCTTTCTAAAATTTGAAACAGAAGCAATAGAAGAAGCAGTAGACTGAGTATGTTCACATATAGGTGATACCCAATCGAAATTCAGATCTTCACATACttattgattgatataaCGTAGTGGACAAAGAATTTACAATACCCTGCATAAGTTAATGTTTGTATTATATACCATGCAACGTACAACCTgacctctcctctctcatcttAGCCCGAATGTATTGATTATCTGTCTCACCTCGCATGAATAGAACATGGGGACTTTGTGTTCAAGAGGTTGACTCGTGAAATTATGACATCTTGTCTCTGATTGGGACTACTTCTGACGtttttcttctcatcatatctATTCTCGACCCATCTAATACTCAACTtcaatatcaccttcatcaccctTAATTACCactcctctctcttctccctccttttccttctcttttgGCTGTTCTCGTTCGCGATCAACGTCCATCTCCTCTCTGGGCGTCCTACCAAAATCATCCTTATCCCTACCGCTATCCCCATCTTTGTTGGTAGGTTTAACCTGTTTCCTCAATTCTCTCAACTTTTCACTCAATTCTTCGATCCTCTCTTTATTCTTTATTGATTCATTCGAtactctttctttctctttttgcAAAGCGTCAATTTCTTCAGATATGATTTCGAAGATGTTGGCTTGGCGGGATTTGAGGGCtgatgattgagatggtaAGAGGATTTTAGGTAACTAAAGATAAGTGGTGTTTTGATCAGTAAGACCGGATGATCTTGAAAAAGtggatgaagttgaatggACATTTGCATAATATGAGTTGAGCTAATTTGAAGAATTGGGAAAAGCGAACAACTCACGTAATATAATGGTGCTAGTTCCTTTCCATGAGGAGGTTCTCTACTAGGACCTTTTATGAATGGTATTGGCGAAGGGTTCAATAAGTTGGTTTCGAATATTAGAGGTTCATCAGGTGGTAAGGATGTATAGAGGAATTTGGAAGTGGGTTTCAGGAAATCATGTCTAGCTTTCAACTAATAGATGAGGCATAATGTCAATATCCAGTATCCAACTCTGAGCAGGTCTACATTGTGGATGTAGTATCGAACGTTTCTTGAGCTGGGACTTTGGGATAGGTAAGGCAGGAAGCAGAAACCCAACTCACAGCTACTTCCTTGTGCCTCAAAATGTACTCTGCACTCTCTGTATTTATCCTCAACGTCTTGATCTCCCTCTCCGATTCTGCAATTTCATTGTGTAATGTAGTTTCTGATCGTAGTTTGGCTGCTATACGAGATGATACTTGCTCTCTTCGTTTGGCCTAAACATAcatatgatcagctttcTCATATGTTCGCCTTCCTACCAGTCTAGTCCAAATAGGGGAGCTCCAACTCACAGCTTCACTCGTCCTCGATgatttatcatctttctgGAATTTCTGCAAAGTACCTAATATATTACCGAACAATCGTTTATTTCTAGCTTTATCTTCCACTTTTCGATCCGTTCGCATTCGTCTGTGCACCGAAAAAGGAATGTCGACATATTAACCTGAGAGCTATATTTTCAGCGCATGACGGAGGTAAAGCTTACTTTGCGGGtgcttcctcgtcatcctgTGTGTCTGGTCTCCTCGACCGTGAAGGGGATAGAGATGGACTCATCTCTACGTCGGGTGATCGACTATCGTATCTGGGAAGAAGACCGAGTCCCACCGTCAGCTTGTATCATCCGATACCCGATGAGAAAAGCTTACTTTTCTGGTGATCTTGACATTCTGGCTGATGGCTCGAATTCCCTCTTGCTACCAGTGATGAATGGAGTCGGCTCGCATGTATACGAATGTTGCAAGTAAGAACATGCGTCACATCGTTTTCCATCCTTCGTCGCATAGTTATCATTCCAACATGGGATATCGCATTTCAAAGTACCGGAATATGTCACGTGCCTACAAGCACTTGCTCTGCACGCCTAATTCCGATAACACGCCCTTGGTGATCCTTTGGAAGTCGACTCGCTCACACTGACACCTCCCGATTCAACATGCGACGTTGATCAGACTCATCGATcccctcctctttctctatctttTCTTCAAGAAGCATATCGCTTGGCCTCCCTCTAGTCCTCTCATCGTAGTCATCGCAGTTCTCGTTTCGGATCAGGATACCTAGACCATTCTTTCTTACGCGTCAATTG
Coding sequences:
- a CDS encoding mitochondrial inner membrane protease ATP23, which gives rise to MSSSSTTPPPDPTEQPEQSRSPAFERWRISLSNFTGLGLSEEEKERRTLEKDWDKCEKYKKDLMTNSPMITFLLSHLKHSGCEFDSSSIQCHPCPETRSGGFSPDHGILLCQNRFFSKKHMEDTLSHELIHAFDHCRFKVDWGNLRHHACSEIRAANLSGDCRWTREVKRGFYSFNKQHQACVKRRAILSVLANPSCKSPEMAEKAVNEVWESCFKDTRPFDEVY